Genomic DNA from Vicinamibacteria bacterium:
CGACATCACCAATCGCCTCTTCTGGGTGGTGGGCGGCGGCTGGGACCGGGACAAGAATGCGGGCATCGAGAATCGCTCCATCGTTTACGGGGGCGTGGGCCATACGTGGCGCCAAAGCGAGCACATGGCATTCAAGACCGACTACACGCTCACGTTCACCCGAAGAATCGACTTCGTCGAGGACCCGGAGCGCGACAAAGACTTTTCCGAGGTTCGGCTGTCGTGGGACTACATGCACAAGCTCCGTTCCGAGACACAGTTCGACAGCGACTTCGAGTTCTTCGTCAACACGAGCGACGCGAGCGACTACCGCTTCAACACTCCGAACACGGTGACGACGAATCTCACCAACATCTTGGCCCTTCGTTTCGGGGTCCAGTTTCTTTATCAGAATGTTCCCGCACTCGAAGAGATCACCTTGTTCGATCTCGATCCCGCCGGGGGCGGAGTGCCGATTGGGACCGCGATCGTCCGAAAGAAGAAGCTCGACACCGTCCTCAAGTTCTCCCTCGTCGTTACCTTTTGATTTCCGCGGAATGCTACCAAAAGTAACGCGACGGCCACGCCGGGTCGTAGACTCGGATGACGCAAGTGGTTGTCCGAATTGAGGATTCGCGACGGATCCGGAGCTGGTCTCGCTCTTGCAACACCAGAAAAGCGAAAGAGAGGTCGACGATGGTACGTACGAACATGCTGTCGCCGAGAGCCAAGCCCCGACCGACGATCTATGTCGAGCCCTACGACGAGGGGCGGGGTCCCCGTACGTTGGTCAAGGTCGAGTTCGTCCACCGAGGAGGGTTGTCCCGAGAAGAGCACGTCTTTCCGAGCTTGGGCGAGGCGCTGGCTTATGCGCAGCAGTTGAGCGACTCCGATTCGTCTCGTTAGCTCGTATACTTCTCCCCAACGGACAGCCTGACGGAAATCGCGACTGCTGCCAGCCTCCCCCATCGCGATTGTCCTGCGGCTCGATTGTTCGGTAAACTTCGAAATAGCCGTCTTCGCGGCACACCCTCGACACCACGGGCGTAGCTCGTCCACCGCGGGAAACGAGTATGAAGAGTCGCTCCGGTTGGTCCCAAATCAAGCGCCGATACCCATCCGGCACCATCGTCTTCGAAGAGAACGATCCGGGAAAACGAATGTACGTGATCCGGAGTGGCAGAATCCGGATCTATCGCAGGGTCGGCAAGGAAGAGGTCGAGCTGGCGACCCTGGGGCCGGGCGACTTCTTCGGAGAAATGGCCCTGCTCGAGGGCCTCCCACGATCCGCCAGTGCCCAGGTGCTCGACGATTGCGAGCTCATCGAAGTCGACGCGGAGACCTTCGAGGCCATGATCCACAACAGCTCGGAAATTGCCGTGCGAATCATGCGCGCGCTGGCCGCGCGCGTCAGAGAGCTCGACTTCCGGCTGCAGAATCTACTCGCGGATAGCGGCGTGGGCCGAGCGATCGAGGTGCTTCGTTGGCTTCGTCCAAAGGGTCGGCGCGAGGGCGACTACGTTCGCCTCGATGCCTCCCGAGTGCACGTCAGCATCACCGCGCAGGCGCGGCTTCCGCCCGGGGAGGCCCAGGAAGTGCTCGAACGGCTTCGAAATGCGGGCTGCATCTTCGAAGACGGTCCCGACGTTCTGATCGACGCCGGCGATCGCCTCGACCAATACGCGATCTATCTCGATCTGAAGAGGCGCTATCAGCCGAACGATCGTATCCCGGTCGAGGCCAACACCGTCGTTCTGGAAGACAAAAAGAAAGCCGTTCAGCGGCTACTGAAGGCTCTCCGAGTCCAGGGATATGAGGATGGCGGAGACGATGCCCTGAGCGTGCAGTACCAGCGATACATGGAGCTGAGGCGCCGGTTCGATCGGGACGCGTAGCGGGTCTCGGTCACAACTTGGCAGTCCTCGGTCGAGGTTACCGGGCGACTCGCACCGCCGACGAGCTCAACGTTTTGTAGTAGAGCCCGTTGGTCGAGAGCAATAACTCGAGTGCCTGGGCGAAGGTCACGTCCTTCAAGTCGACCGTCACGAGCCGGTCACGGTACGACTCGTCGAAAAGGATGTTCACTCCCGAAAGCCGGCTCAAGGCTTCGAGAACCTTGCGGAGGCTCGTCTCCTCGGCGAAGCGCAGGTTCAAGGGGGCATCCGAGAAAGGATCGAGCACCGGCTCGGGTCCGAAGAGGATTTGCCCATGGTCGGGCGGGTCGGATTCCAGCGGGGGTTCCGCCCGCCGCCTCAACTCCCGAAGCTCGCTCTCGGCGAAACGATTGCCCGGATCGTACTCCAAAGCCGCTTCGAGCTCGGAAGCGGCGACCAACGAATCTCCGGCCTCGAGGCGCTCTCGCGCTTCACGAAGGTGGGCGCGAGACGCTTCGAAGCGCGCGAACTCCAGAGCGATCCGGTACTCGAGGGACTCGGGCTCTTGCGAGGCGGCACGCTCGTAGTGCTCGACCGCCAGATCCCAATCATCGCGTCTCGCTGCTTCCTCTCCCGCCTCGAAGGACCTCCGGGACCCACTGCAGGCCAGCAGGGCGAGCGAACAGGCGACGATCGCGCCCTTCACGCTGGAACCTCAGTCGGTCTTGGCGGGCACGAGCTTTTTCGCATCCCGGCCGAGGTCCCGATAAAGGATTTCGAAGCCCCGTCCCGGGACCATCGGTAGCTCATCGGAAAGCCGCGCATACTGCTCGAGCACCTTGGGAACGTAGTCCATCGTTTCCGCCGCGGTACGGTGACTTCCGGCGCGGTAGTAGCCCGCATTGATCGGCCCGCCATTGTACTCCGCGAGCACCATCCCGATGTCGTTGTAGGTCGACATCAGGACGTCGAGGTAGAGTGCCGCCATCTCGGTGTTGCGCTCGGACTCGTAGAGCATCTCGTCGGTGTATTCCCAGCCGAGCATGCCGGCGAGCATCCGTCCGGTCGAGGGCCAGATCTGATACAGACCTCGAGCATTGGCCTGGCTGCGAGCTCGCGGATCGAACCGGCTTTCCACGATGCCGATCGACAGAAGCAGCAACGGATCGACGGAGGCGTATTTGTCGGTCGTCGCGAGCAGCACCTCCGCGTAACGGTAGGCATCGCCAAGACTCGCGGCACTGTTCACCCGCAAGATCTCGTCGCGGATCCCGAGCAAGAGCCGTTGTCGAGCCGTGTCGAACTGGAAGCTCGCGTGCAGCTCCTGCAGGCTCTGCTGCATCTCGCCTCGGGTGTCGACGAGCCGGCGCTCGAGATCGGACGCCCGTTGGTGCGTGTGGTAGGCGAGGCCGAGCGCGAAGAGCAACAAGACACACAGGCTGAATAGCGCGCTCGACTGCCAGCCGGACC
This window encodes:
- a CDS encoding STN domain-containing protein is translated as MKGAIVACSLALLACSGSRRSFEAGEEAARRDDWDLAVEHYERAASQEPESLEYRIALEFARFEASRAHLREARERLEAGDSLVAASELEAALEYDPGNRFAESELRELRRRAEPPLESDPPDHGQILFGPEPVLDPFSDAPLNLRFAEETSLRKVLEALSRLSGVNILFDESYRDRLVTVDLKDVTFAQALELLLSTNGLYYKTLSSSAVRVAR
- a CDS encoding transglycosylase SLT domain-containing protein, with product MFNAKPEPVRINDFNRRMARGSRTRIAPGRQRTVAVKRRSGWQSSALFSLCVLLLFALGLAYHTHQRASDLERRLVDTRGEMQQSLQELHASFQFDTARQRLLLGIRDEILRVNSAASLGDAYRYAEVLLATTDKYASVDPLLLLSIGIVESRFDPRARSQANARGLYQIWPSTGRMLAGMLGWEYTDEMLYESERNTEMAALYLDVLMSTYNDIGMVLAEYNGGPINAGYYRAGSHRTAAETMDYVPKVLEQYARLSDELPMVPGRGFEILYRDLGRDAKKLVPAKTD
- a CDS encoding DUF481 domain-containing protein translates to DITNRLFWVVGGGWDRDKNAGIENRSIVYGGVGHTWRQSEHMAFKTDYTLTFTRRIDFVEDPERDKDFSEVRLSWDYMHKLRSETQFDSDFEFFVNTSDASDYRFNTPNTVTTNLTNILALRFGVQFLYQNVPALEEITLFDLDPAGGGVPIGTAIVRKKKLDTVLKFSLVVTF
- a CDS encoding cyclic nucleotide-binding domain-containing protein — its product is MKSRSGWSQIKRRYPSGTIVFEENDPGKRMYVIRSGRIRIYRRVGKEEVELATLGPGDFFGEMALLEGLPRSASAQVLDDCELIEVDAETFEAMIHNSSEIAVRIMRALAARVRELDFRLQNLLADSGVGRAIEVLRWLRPKGRREGDYVRLDASRVHVSITAQARLPPGEAQEVLERLRNAGCIFEDGPDVLIDAGDRLDQYAIYLDLKRRYQPNDRIPVEANTVVLEDKKKAVQRLLKALRVQGYEDGGDDALSVQYQRYMELRRRFDRDA